In the Campylobacter concisus ATCC 51562 genome, AAAGAGATCAGCTTTTAAATTTGCGCCAGCTTCAGGCTCTTGCCTAGGCTGGCTTTAAATTTACTACCTAAAGATATCAAATTCTGGCTCATAGGCCTTAGTTTTTACCCCAAAATATCCAAGAACTGAGCTAAATATAAAATCATGCGAAAGGCTCTCATCTTTTCTAGTTTTTAGCCTTTTTAAAAGTTCGCTATCGCTTGAAAAGACGATGGCTGGGATGTGTTTTTGCTCGTCTGGAGCGATGGAGTAAGGCAGACCATGTAAATATATACCGTTTTCACCTAGGCTCTCTCCGTGATCTGAGAAAAAGAACATGGCAACTTCAAATTTATCTTTTCTTGCTTCAAGGGCGTTTATTAGCTCGCTTTGTAGATAGTCCTCGTATAAAATAGTGTTGTCATAGGTGTTTGCTATCTCATCTGGCGTACATTTATTTAGCTCGGCAGTATCGCAAGTTGGGGTAAATTCTTTAAATTTGCTTGGGTAGCCTTTGTAGTAGATAGGGCCGTGCGAGCCTTGCAGATGTAGCACGATAAAGGTGGTGGAATTTGCATCTTCAATGACCTTTTTGGCCTCATCAAATATCACTTCATCAAAGCCTTCTGCTCTATGATCTGAAGTATGGTTTTGATTAAGATTGTCACAAACGCCCTTGCAACCGCCGCTATTGTTGCCAAAAAAGTATGTTTTTATGCCAAGTTTATTGATGATATCAACTAAATTTTCACGAGCTTTTGCTTCACGGTTACTAAAATTTTCTCGCTTTAAGTCTGAAAATAGGCAAGGCACACTAGTCTCTGTGGCTGTTCCACATGAGTAGAAATTTGTAAAACTTACCACGCCTTTTTGTTTAGTAAATTTATTCGTATCGTTTTTGGCGTAGCCATTTAGTGAGTAGTTTCTGCTTCTTTGCGTCTCGCCAACTATCAAAACTAAAATTTTCTTTTTGTCATCAGCTAGCGCCGCATCATCTGCTACATAGGTAAAAGGTAGTGGTTTTTGTATTATCGATTTTACTAGTTTTATAGCCGAGTAGATGGGATAGTATGGGAGCAATGCGGTTCTTAAATTCGAGTGTTCTCTAAAAAATGGTA is a window encoding:
- a CDS encoding phosphoethanolamine transferase; its protein translation is MLNINKFKSISFLKFLILFTAYMFFINYIFLYKGVLSGFLQNNQLSFSIFFFLIFAIVFILVFASIFCILFLPFLLKPVAIILILASGISAYFMQAYGVIIDKDMLLNVLHTDTKEAFSYFGTGLIFWIIFTTILPCVYVVFVKINYGNFKNELKLRAKIISFSIVAIAIIFSLTSKIFIPFFREHSNLRTALLPYYPIYSAIKLVKSIIQKPLPFTYVADDAALADDKKKILVLIVGETQRSRNYSLNGYAKNDTNKFTKQKGVVSFTNFYSCGTATETSVPCLFSDLKRENFSNREAKARENLVDIINKLGIKTYFFGNNSGGCKGVCDNLNQNHTSDHRAEGFDEVIFDEAKKVIEDANSTTFIVLHLQGSHGPIYYKGYPSKFKEFTPTCDTAELNKCTPDEIANTYDNTILYEDYLQSELINALEARKDKFEVAMFFFSDHGESLGENGIYLHGLPYSIAPDEQKHIPAIVFSSDSELLKRLKTRKDESLSHDFIFSSVLGYFGVKTKAYEPEFDIFR